In a genomic window of Physeter macrocephalus isolate SW-GA chromosome 14, ASM283717v5, whole genome shotgun sequence:
- the IGFALS gene encoding insulin-like growth factor-binding protein complex acid labile subunit has translation MDEAWKVPCLACPGLTSWAASVLPPQAPLPTGGPALVVLLVSWAVLGSHSLEGVEPAAPVDPEGPQCPAICSCSHDDYTDELNVFCSSRNLTRLPNGIPDGTRALWLDGNNFSFIPAATFRNLSSLGFLNLQGSGLASLEPQALLGLQNLYHLHLERNQLRSLVSRTFLHTPGLASLGLNNNLLSRVDEGLFRGLAHLWDLNLGWNSLAVLPDTAFQDLASLRELVLAGNKLAYLQPALFCGLSELRELDLSRNALRSVKANVFVKLPKLQKLYLDHNLITAVAPGAFLGMKALRWLDLSHNRVGGLLEDTFPGLLGLHVLRLSHNAIAGLRPRTFKDLHFLEELQLGYNRIRQLPEEAFEGLDQLEVLALNNNQLQELKAGVFLGLYNLAVMNLSGNCLRNLPEQAFQGLGKLHSLHLEGSCLGCLGPHTFTGLTGLRRLFLKDNSIAVIDEQSLGGLAELLELDLTSNQLTHLPGQLFQGLSHLEYLLLSRNQLSALSVDALGPLQRIFWLDVSHNRLEALPETVLAPLGRLRYLSLRNNSLRTFVPQPPGLERLWLEGNPWDCGCPLKALRAFTLQHPGVVPRFVQAMVERDDDHQPPTYAYNNITCASPPSVSGLDLRDVGEAHFAHC, from the coding sequence ATGGATGAGGCCTGGAAGGTTCCATGTCTTGCTTGCCCTGGGCTCACATCCTGGGCCGCCTCAGTGCTGCCTCCccaagcccctctccccacaggagGCCCGGCCCTGGTGGTGCTGCTGGTCTCCTGGGCAGTGCTGGGCTCCCACAGCCTGGAGGGAGTGGAGCCTGCGGCACCAGTAGACCCTGAGGGCCCCCAGTGCCCAGCCATCTGCTCCTGCAGCCACGACGACTACACGGATGAGCTCAACGTCTTCTGCAGCTCTCGGAACCTCACGCGGCTGCCCAACGGCATCCCGGATGGCACCAGGGCCCTGTGGCTGGACGGAAACAACTTCTCCTTCATTCCCGCGGCCACCTTCCGGAACCTCTCCAGCCTGGGCTTCCTCAACCTACAGGGCAGCGGGCTGGCCAGCCTGGAGCCGCAGGCACTGCTGGGCCTGCAAAACCTGTACCACCTGCACCTGGAGCGGAACCAGCTGCGCAGCCTGGTGTCCCGCACCTTCCTGCACACGCCGGGCCTGGCCTCGCTCGGCCTCAACAACAACCTGCTCAGCCGGGTAGACGAGGGCCTCTTCAGGGGCCTTGCCCACCTCTGGGACCTCAACCTGGGCTGGAACAGCCTGGCCGTGCTGCCCGACACTGCGTTCCAGGACCTGGCCAGCCTACGTGAGCTGGTGCTGGCGGGCAACAAGCTGGCCTACCTGCAGCCCGCGCTCTTCTGTGGCCTCAGCGAGCTCCGCGAGCTGGACCTGAGCAGGAATGCCCTGCGGAGCGTCAAAGCCAATGTCTTCGTCAAGTTGCCCAAGCTCCAGAAGCTCTACCTGGACCACAACCTCATCACCGCTGTGGCCCCAGGTGCCTTCCTGGGCATGAAGGCACTGCGCTGGCTGGACCTGTCACACAACCGCGTGGGTGGCCTCCTGGAGGACACCTTCCcggggctgctgggcctgcacgttcTGCGCCTCTCACACAATGCCATCGCCGGCCTACGGCCCCGTACCTTCAAGGACCTGCACTTCCTGGAGGAGCTGCAGCTCGGCTACAACCGTATCCGGCAGCTGCCGGAGGAGGCCTTTGAGGGCCTGGACCAGCTGGAGGTGCTGGCACTCAACAACAACCAGCTCCAGGAGCTCAAGGCGGGCGTCTTCCTGGGCCTCTACAACTTGGCCGTCATGAACCTCTCTGGCAACTGTCTGAGGAACCTTCCAGAGCAGGCATTCCAGGGCCTGGGCAAGCTGCACAGCCTGCACCTGGAGGGCAGCTGCCTGGGCTGCCTCGGCCCGCACACCTTCACCGGCCTCACGGGGCTGCGCCGGCTCTTCCTCAAGGACAACAGCATTGCGGTCATCGATGAGCAGAGCCTGGGTGGGCTGGCCGAGCTGCTGGAGCTGGACCTCACCTCCAACCAGCTCACGCACCTGCCTGGCCAGCTCTTCCAGGGCCTCAGCCACCTGGAGTACCTCCTCCTCTCTCGCAACCAGCTGTCTGCACTATCGGTGGATGCCCTGGGTCCCCTGCAGCGCATCTTCTGGCTGGACGTGTCGCACAACCGCCTGGAGGCGCTGCCTGAGACTGTGCTCGCGCCGCTGGGGCGGCTGCGCTACCTCAGCCTCCGGAACAACTCGCTGCGGACCTTCGTGCCGCAGCCCCCCGGCCTGGAGCGCCTGTGGCTCGAGGGCAACCCCTGGGACTGCGGCTGCCCCCTCAAGGCCCTGAGGGCCTTCACCCTGCAGCACCCGGGTGTCGTGCCCCGCTTCGTCCAGGCCATGGTGGAGAGAGACGACGACCACCAGCCGCCCACGTACGCCTACAACAACATCACCTGCGCCAGCCCCCCCAGCGTCTCGGGCCTTGACCTGCGCGACGTTGGCGAGGCCCACTTTGCCCACTGCTGA